The following coding sequences are from one Halorubrum sp. BOL3-1 window:
- a CDS encoding decarboxylating 6-phosphogluconate dehydrogenase translates to MELGVVGLGRMGQIVANRSMEAGHDVVAFDLSAEATAEAAEKGAEPADSVADLCERLDEGGDDGKRVWLMVPAGDPIDATLSDLEPHLTDEDVVVDGGNSQFAESVRRAEETDAAYLDCGTSGGPASAEEGFSLMIGGPEWAYEAMVPVFDAVATGPDGHDRMGPSGAGHYVKMVHNGVEYALMQAYGEGFELLTEGRYDLDMETVARTWNNGAVIRSWLLELCEEAFREEGGDLGDVADHVAGGSTGTWTVQEALEQEVPVPLIYQALAERFDSRNEGRFSRRLANRLRYGFGRHEVARHDGE, encoded by the coding sequence ATGGAACTCGGCGTGGTCGGACTCGGACGCATGGGACAGATCGTCGCGAACCGGTCGATGGAGGCGGGCCACGACGTGGTCGCGTTCGACCTCTCTGCGGAGGCGACCGCGGAGGCGGCGGAGAAGGGCGCGGAGCCGGCGGATTCCGTGGCCGACCTCTGTGAGCGGTTGGACGAGGGCGGCGACGACGGCAAGCGCGTCTGGCTGATGGTCCCCGCGGGCGACCCGATCGACGCAACGCTCTCGGACCTCGAACCGCACCTCACCGACGAGGACGTCGTCGTCGACGGCGGGAACTCGCAGTTCGCGGAGTCGGTGCGGCGCGCCGAGGAGACGGACGCCGCCTACCTCGACTGCGGTACGTCGGGCGGGCCGGCGAGCGCCGAGGAGGGGTTCTCGCTGATGATCGGCGGTCCCGAGTGGGCCTACGAGGCGATGGTCCCGGTGTTCGACGCGGTCGCGACCGGGCCGGACGGCCACGACCGGATGGGTCCCTCCGGGGCGGGTCACTACGTGAAGATGGTCCACAACGGCGTCGAGTACGCGCTGATGCAGGCGTACGGCGAGGGGTTCGAGCTGCTGACCGAGGGGCGCTACGACCTCGACATGGAAACGGTCGCGCGCACCTGGAACAACGGCGCCGTGATCCGGTCGTGGCTCCTCGAACTGTGCGAGGAGGCGTTCCGCGAGGAGGGCGGCGACCTGGGCGACGTGGCGGACCACGTCGCGGGCGGCTCGACGGGTACGTGGACGGTTCAGGAGGCGCTCGAACAGGAGGTCCCCGTCCCGCTCATCTACCAGGCGCTCGCGGAGCGGTTCGACTCCCGCAACGAGGGTCGCTTCTCGCGGCGGCTCGCGAACCGGCTGCGGTACGGGTTCGGACGGCACGAGGTCGCGCG